The DNA region taacaaaaatgaaaaaatcatataatatttttaaagtatgcAAACGTATGGAGgacaattataatttgaaaaaatcatataatttttaaagtatgaAAGCTTGTGATCTTATCTAttgcaaaaatattataaattattgtgttaattatattttttgtttttaaaactttttgtaAATTTCACTTGTAGtctctaaataattttttttcacatttttggtTCCTATCATTCTCTTTTGTTAATAGTCATTGGTGGATAAATAATTTGTCATGTCATTAAGGAGTCAAATAGGataactatatataatttttttagtaaaatatgttttttttaatatctcatGCTTAGATTGGTTGATGATGCCAAACTAGtttatgagaaattaaaaatattttttaaaaaaattacatatgatTGTATCGTCAAATCCTCTAATAAAGTGACAAGTTACTAAATTGGtaacataaatattatatcatcaattaattttgttactCAAAGACAAGGACTAGaaccattaaaaaaagaatgaagataaaaaaatactaacaaatTGTTTAGAGATTAAGAGTGAAATTTGTAAAAAGTTTATGAtctaaaagtataattaatcctaaactattttttccccaataaaaaaaaattatggaccTACACTATTTTGGTTTATATATGTTATCAAACCCTCCTATGTGTattgatttgttttttgttcATGATGCTATGGTATTTTCAGTAACCCTTACTTGTACAAGATTCAAGTGCAAGCTTTAATGGTGTACTAATATAGTCATATATTAAGttgttaaaatgtttaaaacacCAAAATACCAGCTTTATTCTCAAAACCTCTATTCTCTTGCATATCAAAACTACTAAAATATCaagctttttctttttaaaacatCACTAAGCTTAGTGTATTATTTCAAGAATGCAATAAGGTGagactaaaaagaaaaagaaaaaaaacatgcttgaCAAAATAAGTCATTACATTTAAGTCAAAGTTGATATACAAGTATATATAGCATGATCGTGCATACGAAGATGTAAATGCACTTGCAACCACAAATAGGTAAGTTTATGTGCTTGACTTTGTGTTGTTTCCATTAAGAAGCACTGATGAAGAAGGAGATGTTAATTCTAGGGTGGTGCTACTTCCTTCAAAATCTTTCCACCTTTGGAGTGCTTCTGGTAATGTCATATTATAGTCAATTCCATATATGTCGTCAACATTTGTTTCTGAAGGCTTCCACACCTCAACAAGAGGTGATAACACATTGACTACATGACTCATATCAGGACGTTGATAAGGCTCCCTCGCACAACAATGCCCTGCTAACTCAGCAACAATGTTAATATTGACTAAGGTTTCCGCATCAACTTCAATTGTTGGGTCAATGGTTGTTTGAAATGAATTTTTGTTCAATAACATCTTACGAAACCATGTAACAAGGTGGACGTTCTCTTCTGGTTGGTTGTCATCAAGTGCTTTCCTTCCAGTTATCATCTCCATAAGGATCACTCCAAAACTATATACATCAACCTTTGTTGTAAGTCGTCCAGTGGCTGCCAATCATGCATGAAATTTTCATATGAGTATTAGCATAAAGTAtttgaacaagaaaaaaatgtgtgttaaAAAAGGTAAATTGCTATCATCTCACGGTCATTAAAGAAAATAGTCCTTAGCTAATTGTCTAAATGTCTTGTTTTTATAAATTGCAAAGCATATTTACGGGGAATGCAAGTAAACACCATTAATGACAATCATATCACTCATTTTGGTAAATGATAATTGCATTggagttgtttttttataaactaaaaactaaatatcAACCTTCAAATTTTTAGCAGTGTTACAACCTATGTAAAATCGCTACAATAGATTACAAAAAAAGTTTCCCTCAGATGGTTGTACATGCACATTGCAAAAGTGAATACATTTGAAACGAGTGTTATTTGGATTTTAAAGCATAATAACTAAAGGCTTGTGTAACAAACATATCAAATAATTGTTTATCTAAGCGActtggtaaaaaaaacaaattaaaaaggaagaagTTAAATGTTGATCAACCTGCGTACTCTGGTGCCATGTATCCAAAAGTTCCTGCAAGTTTAGTTTGAAACGAGGTTTTTCCTTCAGGAGCAAGTCGAACTAATCCAAAGTCTGATACTTTGGCGCGCATATCATCTCCAAGCAAGATGTTGGATGGTTTGAGATCCCTATGGATAAAAATTTGTTGTGCCAAACCATGAAGATATTCAACACCTCTAGCAACATCTAAGGCAATACCAAGCCTTGTTTTCCATTCAAGTGGTTTTAGCCCTTCACTTTTCCAATTAATCAAATGTTTACTTAAAGCACCTTGAGGCATGTGTTCATACACAAGAAGTCTTTCACTTCCATCCAAGCAAAATCCCAAAAGTGAAACCAAATTTATATGCCGAACCTTAGTAAGCACTGCAATTTCGGCTGTAAACTCACTCAATCCTTTCTCATCCACTAATCCTGCTGATTGCATCCTTTTCACTGCAATCTTTGTCCCATCATGTAACTCTCCTTTGTATACAGTGCCAAACCCCCCTTTCCCCAATAtgtttttttcactaaaattgtTGGTAACATTTCTCAAAACTTGAACTGAAATTAACATGTTATGATCTTCCACCTGGTAAACACTACCCATAGGACTTAATAATGCACTAGTAGTTCCATCCCCATAACGGCGAGAAGGTACCATAATTACAGGTGGATTTTGAGTTTTCCTCACATGCTCCAACTTTCTCTTGAACTTAACAAGTATTAAAACCCCGCTAATAAGTATAATAACAACAACTACCACAATACCAATAATTATTGTAGTATTATGATTGCTACCATTGTTGATGAAACTTGAGCTAGTTGGTTTATCCTTACCAATATCAGGATTCCCAGCTAATTTAAGAACCACATCTTTACGAAATAGTGGCACTTTGCCATATAAATGATTATTGGAAACATCCAACTCTTGCAAAAGAGGCAAACTAGTAAGTTCATTTGGTATGGTACCAATGAAACCATTGTTAGCAAGAAGCAACTTTGTCACAGATGTAAATTTGGCAAAACATGGACAAATAGTGCCAGACAAACCCATGTTTTGAAAGTTGATAACTGAAATGTTTCCCCCAGAGCAAATTATACCTGTCCATTTATTGGCACATGGATCATTTCCTTGCCAATTTTGAGCAAACTTAAGAGGATAACCCATAGGCTCAACAATAGATAATAAAGAATTTACAAGCGGACTACAAGGTTGCCCTGGCACGTCTGTACAATATTGGTTTTTCCCTTTATCCATGCTATTGTCAACTCCTACCCCATATTTGAAAATGGGAGAGGATCCTTGAAGAAAATTATTGGTTAAGTTCACAAACTTCAAACTTGGAAGAGAGATTAAAGAGGGTGGCACTACACCAGTTAACTGGTTATCCCTTAAATTCACATCAGAAAGTTGATCATGATGTGACAAGTCTGGTATAGGACCAGTGAATGAATTTCCGTTAGCCCAAATTTGCCTCAAAGACTTCATGTTTTGTAACACAACAAGGGTGCCATTAAGTTTAGATAAGCTATTTTGTCCATTGACCAAAAGGTTCTCTATTGAACTATCCGATAGGCTTGTAGGCAATGCACCTTCTAGAAAATTATCAGATAAAGCCAAGAGAACCAAACCTGGAAATGGACCATCTTTGCCAAAAAAGTTTGGGATGGTGCCCACAAGGCCAACACTTTGTGCACTGAAAGTATGGAGTGCAACACAATCCCTGAGAGTGTCATGAATGTGCCATTGAGAGAAAGGGTTGTCATCAATTCTCACTTCTTGCAAATGGCTCATACCTTTGAAGAAATCATTGGGAATGAAGCTGAACTTGTTGTCATGGATTACCAACTTTTGCAAGGATTTTGAGAGATAGGGGAATGGCCCTGTGAGACTATTGAATTGGCACTCAAAACGTTCCAATGATGTTAACTTGACAAGCTCTTTAGGGAGAGAGCCTTGTAGGTTCTGGCTCCCAATCTGAATAGCTGTCACACGTTTAGATGAATCACACGTAACATGTCTCCATTTGCATACATCTGGGTTTGTCCATTGGAAGCTAATGGGGGCATTAATCATGATCTTCAATATTCCCATTACCTCTGCATCTTGACACCTAGTTGAGAtaacaaggaaagaaagaaccaaaacaagataaaaaatgaaagaacctTCAAAACCCAGCTGTGCATGCTTCACCATTTtgtgtttatcttttttttttagaaatgcaAAGCAGGATGAGGATGAAAACGGATAATCCCCAAAGGGTTTAAAGGGAGTTGATCACATTGCATTTAAGGAAGAGGAGGATGAACCctcaacaaattttttaaaaaagcgaAATGTAAAATGAAGAATATGCACATACAGGTTGTTTTGTTTAGGAAAGGGAGAAAATGGTGGAGGAGACATGCATGTGTGGACCCCTATT from Glycine soja cultivar W05 chromosome 8, ASM419377v2, whole genome shotgun sequence includes:
- the LOC114424694 gene encoding receptor protein kinase TMK1-like yields the protein MVKHAQLGFEGSFIFYLVLVLSFLVISTRCQDAEVMGILKIMINAPISFQWTNPDVCKWRHVTCDSSKRVTAIQIGSQNLQGSLPKELVKLTSLERFECQFNSLTGPFPYLSKSLQKLVIHDNKFSFIPNDFFKGMSHLQEVRIDDNPFSQWHIHDTLRDCVALHTFSAQSVGLVGTIPNFFGKDGPFPGLVLLALSDNFLEGALPTSLSDSSIENLLVNGQNSLSKLNGTLVVLQNMKSLRQIWANGNSFTGPIPDLSHHDQLSDVNLRDNQLTGVVPPSLISLPSLKFVNLTNNFLQGSSPIFKYGVGVDNSMDKGKNQYCTDVPGQPCSPLVNSLLSIVEPMGYPLKFAQNWQGNDPCANKWTGIICSGGNISVINFQNMGLSGTICPCFAKFTSVTKLLLANNGFIGTIPNELTSLPLLQELDVSNNHLYGKVPLFRKDVVLKLAGNPDIGKDKPTSSSFINNGSNHNTTIIIGIVVVVVIILISGVLILVKFKRKLEHVRKTQNPPVIMVPSRRYGDGTTSALLSPMGSVYQVEDHNMLISVQVLRNVTNNFSEKNILGKGGFGTVYKGELHDGTKIAVKRMQSAGLVDEKGLSEFTAEIAVLTKVRHINLVSLLGFCLDGSERLLVYEHMPQGALSKHLINWKSEGLKPLEWKTRLGIALDVARGVEYLHGLAQQIFIHRDLKPSNILLGDDMRAKVSDFGLVRLAPEGKTSFQTKLAGTFGYMAPEYAATGRLTTKVDVYSFGVILMEMITGRKALDDNQPEENVHLVTWFRKMLLNKNSFQTTIDPTIEVDAETLVNINIVAELAGHCCAREPYQRPDMSHVVNVLSPLVEVWKPSETNVDDIYGIDYNMTLPEALQRWKDFEGSSTTLELTSPSSSVLLNGNNTKSST